The DNA region CAACTATTTGCATCCATAATAGCAGTAATCTACTGCTCCCTCCGTTCCAGACTAACTATAGATATACATAATATCTAAATATATAGTAAAAATTATGCACCTAAAAATACcaaaacgatctataatttAAAATGGAGGAAGTATATACCAAGAGTTTTCCATATTTCCTACACTAACCTCACATCCGCATGCGTTCCCTTCCTTCACACCCCAACCCATCTGTATAGAGACATTCAAACCATATGGAAGAAGAAAATAACGGAGATCGAAGCCCGGATTTCATTACCAAGATACAACGAAATCACAAAGAACACCAGAGGCTGAAATAATGGTAAAGTAAATTTATATGCATCGGATGTATCAGTCAGCGAAAAGGTAGACTGATCGAACAAATATTAAACTAGCAACATGGAATGTCAAGATCAGTAGATCTCCTGACAGCAGTAAAGTTCAGAAGTCAGCAATTAACAAAGTTTATTTTGAAAGAAcatagttttttttttgaaatttttGAATCATTCTGAGTTCATTTAAATGATCAAACCTACGGGCCAAATTGAGGTATGTGTGATGAGGAGCAAACGAAGAAAGCATGTACATATGATCAGTTCATGGCAATATGGTCTGGCATCTAACTTGTGTAGGCATTcccacaagatatatatagagcAGAACTGATTCGAAACATGAAACTGATTCGATCGCATGGCTCAATGATGCTTTCAGAGACGCCACCTGCAGATAGACTGATTAGCCAGTAAACATTGGCCGATGCTGAATTGCTGACACGCAAATACTAGTAGGAATTGTACATTAATTCCACAGGCTTCCAAATAGGAGtagaagagagaagaaatgAAAAGATCCACACATATGCATGACGGAAATAGCACATTAATTAACATGGTAGTCGAGCTACTCAAACAACTAGCCTGCAGCTAGGGGAGAATTAAGTAGAGATCTAACTAGCAGACGTAATCGCCGGCCGGGCGGGCGGTGCAGCAAGCGCTTGCTCGCTCGCTAGAACGACGTCGGCGGTGGCCGCGTCACAGCGGGGTGCCCCCACTGCCCGAACATGTCGTGCGGCGGCGTCTGCGGGACGGCGTACATGGACGGCGGCACGGCGTTGCCCCCGctgctctgctgctgctgctgcttctccaGCTGCTGCGCGGTGGTGGCGCCCTCGGACGACCCGGACAGCACGGCGCCCTCGTCGGCGTCCTGGTCCAGCGGCAGCCTCTCGTAGGTGGCGTTGCCGAACGTGGCGGCGATCACCATGACGGGGCCCGACGCGATGAGCTCGCCCATCACGCTCCCGCCCACCACCTGCCCCTGGCCTCCCGCCAGGTACACGGCGAGCCCCGTGgcccccggcggcgccggcgccgggagGAAGGCGCCCGACAGGGAGAGTATCTCGAAGCGGCCCCGCAGCGCGATGGCGGCGGCTCCGGCCCCCGCGGGCTGCCGCAGCGTGACGTTGGTGACGGCGCCGGTCCCGCTGAGGACGGAGACCCcacgctggcggcggcgggagaaGCCCGCGATGGCGTCGACGATGTCGGCGCCGCTGGCGATCTCCAGCACGTGGGAGCGCATCGCGTTGGGGCTCTCCCGCGTCACCACCACGGGCGGCTTCGGCTTGTTCTTGGACCCGGGGGGCCGCCCGCGCGGCCGGCGCGGGCCCGCCCCTCCGcccgacgccggcggcggcgacgcgtcgtcctcgtcgttgttgttgttgccgccgccgccgccgctgtcggCGCCGACGTGGGAGTGGGCGTAGCCGTGGTGGTGGCCCTGCAGCGCGTG from Panicum hallii strain FIL2 chromosome 9, PHallii_v3.1, whole genome shotgun sequence includes:
- the LOC112875852 gene encoding AT-hook motif nuclear-localized protein 22-like; translation: MGSLDGHALQGHHHGYAHSHVGADSGGGGGNNNNDEDDASPPPASGGGAGPRRPRGRPPGSKNKPKPPVVVTRESPNAMRSHVLEIASGADIVDAIAGFSRRRQRGVSVLSGTGAVTNVTLRQPAGAGAAAIALRGRFEILSLSGAFLPAPAPPGATGLAVYLAGGQGQVVGGSVMGELIASGPVMVIAATFGNATYERLPLDQDADEGAVLSGSSEGATTAQQLEKQQQQQSSGGNAVPPSMYAVPQTPPHDMFGQWGHPAVTRPPPTSF